One segment of Phragmites australis chromosome 13, lpPhrAust1.1, whole genome shotgun sequence DNA contains the following:
- the LOC133888195 gene encoding beta-glucuronosyltransferase GlcAT14A-like — protein MRPRQLPPCLAAAALTAAALLLLFCTPSSYSPRLAWPSSRPSHPSPPRAEWGPSRPPSFAYWISGTGGDARRVLRLLRAVYHPRNRYLLHLDAGAAPEERESLATAVRAEGEAAWREFRNVDVLGEGYAVDRAGSSVLAAVLHGAAVLLRAGAHWDWLVTLSAEDYPLVTQDDLLYAFSSVPRDLNFIDHTSDLGWKEHERFEKIIVDPSLYLDKNTEPFPATEIRQMPDAFKIFTGSPWVILSRNFTEHCVLGWDNLPRKLLMYFANTAYSMESYFQTLICNSYYFRNTTVNGDLRYFVWDDTPGLDPLVLDESHFENMVNSSATFARRFEENAPVLKKLDDELLNRSSVQLVPGVWCPNLSKEQGGMDMDSCLKWGDINTVRPGRAGEQLRRCISVISQTRGCS, from the exons ATGCGGCCGCGCCAGCTGCCCCCGTGCCTAGCGGCGGCAGCGCTAACCGCGGCGgcgctgctgctcctgttcTGCACCCCTTCCTCCTACTCGCCCCGCCTCGCCTGGCCGTCCTCCCGCCCGTCTcacccctcgccgccgcgggcTGAGTGGGGGCCCAGCCGCCCGCCCTCTTTCGCGTACTGGATCTCCGGAACGGGCGGGGACGCGCGACGCGTCCTCCGCCTTCTCCGCGCGGTGTACCACCCGCGGAACCGCTACCTGCTACACCTCGACGCCGGCGCGGCGCCCGAGGAGAGGGAATCGCTGGCCACCGCGGTAAGggcggagggggaggcggcgtgGAGGGAGTTCCGGAACGTCGACGTGTTGGGGGAGGGGTACGCGGTCGACCGCGCGGGGTCGTCGGTGCTAGCCGCGGTCCTGCACGGGGCGGCGGTGCTGCTCAGGGCAGGGGCCCACTGGGACTGGCTCGTCACGCTCAGCGCCGAGGACTACCCGCTCGTCACGCAGGACG ATCTCCTTTATGCCTTTTCTTCTGTACCAAGGGATCTCAACTTCATTGATCACACAAGTGATCTTGGATGGAAAGA gcatgaaagatttgaaaaaattattgtTGATCCAAGTCTATATTTGGACAAAAACACTGAACCCTTCCCTGCAACAGAAATAAGACAAATGCCTGATGCATTCAAGATATTCACAG GTTCCCCATGGGTAATTCTGAGTAGGAACTTCACTGAACACTGTGTGCTTGGTTGGGACAACCTGCCCCGCAAGCTACTGATGTACTTTGCAAACACAGCTTACTCCATGGAATCCTACTTCCAGACTCTTATCTGCAACTCTTACTACTTCAGAAACACAACTGTCAATGGCGACCTGCGGTACTTTGTCTGGGATGATACTCCAGGCCTTGATCCACTTGTTCTGGATGAATCGCATTTTGAAAACATGGTAAACAGCAGTGCCACCTTTGCGAGGAGGTTCGAGGAGAATGCACCAGTGCTGAAGAAGCTGGACGATGAGCTGCTGAACCGGTCTTCTGTCCAGTTAGTTCCGGGCGTATGGTGTCCGAACTTGAGCAAAGAGCAGGGGGGAATGGATATGGATTCATGCTTGAAATGGGGCGACATTAATACTGTCAGGCCTGGGCGTGCCGGGGAGCAGCTCAGGCGGTGCATTTCGGTGATCAGTCAGACAAGAGGGTGCAGCTAG